The nucleotide sequence aactggatacttcagggacatcACAGACAAGTTTcactttaactcttgaccttgtttgttaagcagattggctgtctccacccaggctcacctggatggaaggattgcatgtctgttaaagacacttgcagaccccctggcttcaaaacttacacaagtggatctccaaagagggagccacatagaactcagatctatatgtttgtttatgaacaaacatgggtaccagtgagaggtgtgaggcaaggcaccgcatggggaggtgaatttctgcctctgagtccccaggaagtacacctaattacctaattgcataggggttaacgccgagaggctgtccttaaaataataagggagcctattacccctcctctgaaaaagacattatacaatatttaagaggaattatagtcaatgcttcccctcctggttaaggcccgccttcttatgaaggatacttatccacttgttttctaccttattttcaaattaataaaaaagggaggaaatgtacagagccatattggggcagtcatgcacgtggtttgaatttgacattggccaaggacaattcctggcttcgggcaggaatctgcgttaggacataatagggaagtcagtgaaggttaagctcattgttcctccaggtctctgaattcctgaattaagcaggtgacccacccagctgcctgagcagtcaagacaagaacctccaggagaagctagacaacttccacccgaactcagcctggagtctggggggaagggtttgcccaaactgtttaaaggtctgaccaccattaaagtttctgaccttgatcagtgaaacattgtcctggcccttctttcttttcaccccttcctcatctatccctcagcttctgtcccagcaacccagttcgtaatagctgcaggcagctatggaatacaacaataTTTTCTCTCACATAGCATCCCAGCACTGTTATAAACTTACgctctttaataaatggtgcccATTTAGCGTATCCACATTATGATTTCCAGAACATACAAATCATTAGTTTTAACTACATGGTACCGCTGCTCATCTTTTCTAAATATGACGTCACTGTCTGGGAGCAGCTCAGCCAGAGACGTTTAAAATGTGAGAACATTGTAAGATCCTGCTTTTATATCCACTCAGTCACAAGAAGAAGCTCTTTGTAGCTTTCCATAATTTGATAAATCATGACTGGATTAGGTTGAGTTTGTGAAGTCTGTGCggatggacagatggctcaggggaGGTCTGCTGACCTGGCTTGGGCAGGGTCACCACCCTGTGGCTACCAGGATCCTGGCTCTGGCAGGGCTGAGCTCAGCTTCTCTAGAAGGATGTAAGTAGTGCCTTGAGTTCCTCAGCCCTTCTTCACCTCTTCCGAGCATCTGGTTCACTAGCGCCTGCCTCAACACCATTACCGTCCTTACAGTTCACATGCCGAGGACTCTGGGGCAGCCTGTATGGAGTTTATGATCTGCAACCTCAGGACCAAGGCTCAGTAGCTTGGCTGAACCACAATTAAGCATTGCCAGGGCTGTGTGCACCCTGGACAAAGAATGAGTCAGGCCAGAGCTTCCGTGTGATATGGTGCACAGTCTTGGGAGATGAGGCCTCGGCCGGGTCCACCCTGTGGGTTAAAGGCCACTCTAAGCCTGGCTCACGGCTTTGGTTAATGTGAACAGAATCTGCACTGGGGTCTTCAGGAAAACCCAAACAGCTTCAGAGGCCCAGTAAGATGAGGTCTGACCCAGGCTTCACAACTTGCAGGCTGTGTCATCCCTGGAAAGTCCCTCCTCATATACAgggaatacagttcctcatattccCTCCATCACAgggaatacagttcctcatattccCTCCATCACAGGGAATAAAGACAGATCCTGTTGGGAGGCGGGTGAGAGATGGATGTAGAGGACACCAAGGGTCCGTGCAGTGCCTAATATGTCTCAGGCCCGCCAGAGTGGATGGATAGTCGTTCCCATTGGGCTTCCTTCTCCAGGTTCCCAGCACTGATCTGCCAGAAGGGCACCGgacaaaggaacacacacaagATCAAAGATTTGGTCTCTTAGACCAGGTCGTGAGGATAGCAGAAGCAAGAGATAAATTCATCAGACAGCAAAGTAACCCCATCTCTTGCCCTGTCAGGCCTCCCGAGTCAAAGCAGTGCTCTCTAAATGTGGAACCTGACAAGGAGGGCACAGTCTAGTTAACATTTTGCCTGGACGGCCATTCAGTTAACTGCATTTCTCCATACAAacagcagagggcagagctgactCACACAATACCCGCGGAAAAGCCCTCTTGAAAGTTCTCATTCCAAAAGAGAGGATGAGCCCCTGgaattgatttatttctttccctATCCACCCGCCCAGGACTCTTGGAGGCCTTACTGTGCCCCAGAACCCTCCTGTCCAATATAATGCTTCTGTCTTCCCTCTGGCCTGCATTTTGGTACAAAAGCCCGGTGCTTATGGGGGAGAATGGCACCAGGCTCCGTTGATCTtagttttttagatttggttttttctagacagggtttctctgtatagccctggctgtcctggaactcactctgtagaccaggctggcctcgaactcagaaatccgcctgcctctgcctcccaagtgctgggattacaggcatgtgccaccaccacccagttttcTGTTGATCTTAGAACAGTTATTTTAGGGtctgaagtggagagagccaCAGGCTTAGAAAACGACCCTCTTTCGGTGACTCTAAGAGGTCATTTTGCTTAAGGACTCCAGCCCATGTCCCCATTGTGGCATCCTAGAACTTTATAAGCCCTGTACAGCACTGTCTTGTCCACCAGAAGCACAGTTGCCCTGAGCCTGACTGGGACCTCGTGAAGCACACAATGCTGCTCTGTTACTCCTGGGAAGAGTCTCTAAGGACACAGTCACTCTCTGCTGGGCTCTTGCTTTCTGTGGAGATGGTCATGTAGATGAATGCTCTACCACAGACATACCCTCAGCCccacttttcatttatttttatttttcatatagtCTCTTACTAAgttgtctaggctggccttgaactcactctgtaacccaccCAAGCCTTGagcttgcaatcctcctgcctcagacttccaGATTGCTGCTGATACAGGCTTATGCCACCAGGTTCATTCACTTCAGAAATTGACATTTAAGTAAGTTGTGCATTGACATTTAAGTTGTTCATGAgtagacttttttgtttgtggATTTttcgtttgcttgcttgctttctatttatttatatgtattttaaaaatttgcattgatgttttgcctgcatgtatgtctgtgtgaaggtaacggatcttctggaactggacgTTACAGATGTTGTGGGCTGccgtgtgggagctgggaattgaacctggatcctctggaaaagcagccgcTGTTCTtaaactgctgaggcatctcttgaGCCCAGTGAttgcttgctttttgagacaggattttatttTGTAGTCCAGGATTAGCCGCAACAGGTAAGATCTTGGTAAGATAAATAGCTGCCTTTTTAAATGTGTGGTCTCGGATTCAAGCATTTtgttatagaaaacaaaaaaaaaatgaattaatatacGTTTTACAAGTTCCATCATTCAAAAGCATGTAAGCCAATGGCCTTACATGTTGTATCACTACCGTCTAATTCCAGAATATTTTTATCATTCCCCTAAAACCCTGTATTAAGCAGtgactctcagcttctctttccCTTGCCTGTCAGTGGGGACTATTTACTTTCCGTCTGGATGGCTTGCCTACTctgaatatttaatataattagaATAATTCAATATACTGCTTTTTGTACCTGTTACTTAGCAAAATGCTTTCAAAGTTTACTTCCATGTTTTTTTATGGGTAAATAATGCGGTGCCACATTTTGTTTGCTTATCACTGGGTCAATAATAAACATTTGGGCTGTTCTTATCTTTCGATATGAACAGCTGTGTGCAAGCTTTGGCATGCCTATTTCCAATTATTTTAGGTATACAGCTAGGAATTGAATGGCAAAGTAAGAATAATTCTTTGTTTCATGTTTCGAGTTGTCTTCTGAAATCACCGCAGTATTTCCCACTCAGCCAGCGCGTTTAAGCTTTCGGGGTTCTCTGTGCGCTCTGCACTCAGCGCTCTATCTTTTGCTCGTTAGTTGTAGCCATCCCGGTGGCCCGAGACCGGCATCCTATTAGAGTGTCGGTTTGTAGTTCCCCGCTGACAATGGTGTTGAATCCTTTTAAGGTGTCTGTTTGTATATCttccttgcatgtttgtgtgaatGCTGGCGCGCCTGTGGCCCTGCACACTTACGGAAGCAGGAGGAAAACCGCGAGCGTAGGACCTCGCCATCCACCGCGAGCGTCGGTCCTCACCGCGTCGGTCCTCGCCGTCCACCTCGTTTCACATGGGGTCTGCATTGTGGCTGAGCACTGCAGGCTGGGTGACAGGAGATTCAGGGGCTTCTCCTGTGTCCGCTTCCTGTCTGGACAGAGGACGGCTGGGACCCAAGGTGCCCTTCTTCACGTTGTCCTGGGGATGCGCTCTCAGACCCTCATCAGTCCATGGCCAGTGAATTACTCACTGAACCAGCTCTTTAGGCCCAGTTTCATgcttttattctgaaaaaatatattttttttaattcttccgTTCCTCTTTTTAACCTTTATTTGATTtcgtgtttttttattttgtaaatagattttttgtgtgtgcttttgctctgtttcttcctctttctccccgcTTTGTTCCTgaatgctttattattattattattgttgttgttgttgttattattattattattttatttttttacagtccagtcgttatcctcctcctggtctaccctcccacagttcctcatcccattcctcctcccgcCTGTATCCAAGAGGATGTCAACCCTGTCCTCTGCGCCCGCCCCCCACCACTTCTCTCCCACCTCCACCCGGGGCCTCCTtatttcctggggcctcaagtctctcaagggctagacatgtcttctctcactgaggctagaccaggcagtcctctgttgtaggGAGGCGCGTCCCCATGCTTTTATATTTAATCTCGcgtcttcagtttttcttttccctgATCCTCCTTTATTTAATCTTCTTGTTATTATTCCcatcatttttattaactttcaATGTTATTATTTCCTGTCTGCTTCTATTCTATGGCCACTGGTCATAGAGTAGCTGAGTTACAGCTTCATTTGCTCTggagttttgctttcttttctgaatAGTAGTGGATTTTCCTCAGAACCTCGGAAAGGCTTTCCTTTTGTGCCGTTGGCCACAAGTGTTAATTTAGAATAGAGGGTAACCTTGATAAGAGAAAGATTCCCTCCCCACACACCTGGGAGTTTGCCTTCTGCGGGTCTGTGCTCCCCTCAAGGGTTTTAAGTGCTCTTCTTGTCAAGTGCTCTGAGGGAAACTGAGCTGTGTACACAAGATGGCTGCTTCCTGCCCGGCCCTCCTTTGTGATAGTGGCTCTGAGGGTGGGGAAAGCGGTCAGCCTACATGCCTATAAAGGACGCTGTCCACTTGTCCACTCTGACTCAGAGGCAGATATCCACAGGCTCTGTGTGCGGGCGAGCTTAGCCACCAGTCCCTGCGTGTCCACCGGGATACGGGTTCCTGGCAGTAAGAGACACACAGTACTTGAGGGCTGACTGGGCAGAAAGGTACTGCTTACGACTCACAGCTTAGCAGGACTGTGGGCCCTTCTCATTTCTGTTTGTCTGAGAACCCAAAACAGAATAACCTAAAATATCGAGGGACAGATAGAATAACCCGGTGATTACACATCTCCTAATAGACGACCCTGCTAAGACTGTCTACAGAGCACAACAGGATTAGTTAAGGTCAGAGAGGTACAGTGAGTCCCCTGCGGAGACACAGACAAGTTATTAGAGACAAGAGTCTCCTGGGGACTCAGGCCTCTGACTCACCTTAGCTCTCTTCCTCTATTCAGGGGCCTGAAGTTGGAGGCCTGCGGTGTGATTGGCTTAGACACCAGATGGTGCTGGGGATTTCTGACTGGGGAAGCTTGGGTCTTCTTGGTATTCTTggctctacctgcctgtcatgTTCTTCTGTGTTCCCGGGTCCTGTGAAGTACAGTAGGAATGGGGTTCAAAGGAGAGCTCTGTTAATGCTACAGATTGGTCTTTCCATCCTGCAGGAGAAGCTACTGGTCCAGTAGCCATGTCACCAAGTTCTTTGGCCATCACCCTCTTCTTGACTGTTGTTGCTGGTATCAAGTGCAATGGGACGGAAGTTTGTGCCGGAAGCCCTGGGATCCCTGGCGCTCCTGGAAACCATGGTCTGCCTGGCAGAGATGGGAGAGATGGTATCAAAGGAGACCCTGGGCCTCCAGGTACTATATGGGAGAACCTCTCCTTAGCTCAGGGACGGGGACCTGTTTTCTGGGTTACCATCTGTCCAGGGCTCTAGCTGAAGGGACTTTTCTGGAGTCCTTAGGCTGGAGCAGAGTTCCTGTAGATGGACAAGTAAGTCTCCCACATGCTAATGGAGATCCATCTGTCTGTGTTCTCTTCGCTCTGTAGGTCCTATGGGCCCTCCTGGAGGAATGCCAGGTCTTCCTGGGCGCGATGGGTTGCCTGGAGCCCCTGGCGCACCTGGAGAACATGGAGAAAAGGGAGAGCCTGGAGAAAGGGGCCTTCCAGGTGAGCAGGCCTAGAGCCAGTAGAAAGAAGTGATGTCTCAtgagagatggaaggaagggtTCAAGACACACTGCTAAGCCTAAGTAAGGACAAATGAATTTGAAGAGAGAAACCACACGAGTTTGAATAACTTATTCCAAAGACTGACAAGCATCATGGCTACTGATTGAGAGACATATATTGTCCTGTAGGGGCAATATGTCTCTCTCAATCAGTAGCCATGATGCTACAGGAGTAGCATTGGGAAGCCTAGGGGATCCTTCTTAGGGCTGAGGCTCTGGACATCCTAAAAAGTAGACAGGACTATATGGACCTGGAATCCAGGTGGACAGTGTGATCAGGAATCCCACATGTTGACAGAAGTCCCAGGGTATGAATCAGTATAGTGGCCTGTCTGGAGAGTTCAGAGGTCATCATTGTTGGTCTTGGTGAAGTATATGGGAGGGGGGGTCCTTTTCATAAGCCAGAAAAACACAAAGGTGGACATGAAGGGCCAGTCAAGGGATATGGAAAAGTAGAACAGGAAAGCTGAGAAGGCTCAAGCTGCATTAGAGATGGGTGTGTGTGAGTACAGAGGCTCTGCCGCCGGGCCCTTGAAACTGGGTCATGGGCTCTTAGTATGGCAGTAGATGACAGAACTCCAGCCTTGCAGCTGGCAGAATACCTGTCTGGCAGCAAGTAGAGCTCTTTGCTGGATTGCCCCCATCCTGGATGTGTGTGGTCTCTACAGGGTTTCCAGCTTACCTGGATGAGGAGCTCCAGACTGAACTCTATGAGATCAAACATCAGATTCTGCAAACAGTGGGAGGTAAGGGGCCTGCTTGGGGTCTCCCCAGGCACACACTTCTCAATGCTTCCTTATAATATCCAGTACCAGGATCCAGGACATAAATGGCTAGCAAACGAGTGTGTATATGGGGCTTGGGGAAAGGAGTCATTTCTGATACTACGGGAAAGCATGAAAGTGTGGATTCTAGCAATAAGTAATTGTTAGGTGAATGAAAACAGAGAGATGGATCTTTAAAACTGAGGCTGGAAAAGGATGGGAAAAACACTGAGAAAAACAGATGGAGAGACTGTGTGGAGAAAGCTTAAGGGCAAGAGCCCAGGTGAGAGGAGCAGATGGAGAAACAGTGTCCACGGCCTAACCCAGACTCCTTTGCTTAGTCCTCAGGTTGCAAGGATCCATGCTGTCAGTGGGGGATAAAGTCTTTTCCACCAATGGGCAGTCAGTCAACTTTGATACCACTAGAGAGATATGTACCAGAGCAGGTGGCCATATTGCTGTCCCGAGGAATCCAGAGGAGAACGAGGCCATCGCAAGCATTGCAAAGAAGTACAACACCTATGTCTACTTAGGCGTGATCGAAGACCAGACTCCTGGAGACTTCCGCTATCTGGATGGGGCTTCTGTGAACTACACCAATTGGTATGCAGGAGAGCCCAGGGGTCGGGGCAAAGAGAAGTGTGTAGAAATGTATACAGATGGGAAATGGAATGACAAGGGCTGCCTGCAGTATCGGTTGGCCATTTGTGAATTTTGATCAAGCAATTAGATGAAAAGATAAAACCGCATTCTGTCTCTAAGCCTCTATCCTGATGATTCACCTGGTCTGTAAGACCCTGCAACTACCTTTCAAGCAAATTTACTTGTGTTCATCAGAATTAGAAGTATCCTTAGTCACCCCGCCTCCCCAAACTCTTCTCCATATTCATTAGTAATCCTGAGTGTTCCCCTAGAGTCCCATCTGAGCATTCAACTCAAGGCAGCCACTGTCAACCTGGGCCTTCACCATGAGATGGATGGAGACTTCCCTTTTTCTCACCTTGTCTAGTCTTTATTTATAAGTCGTGGACATGAAGACACAGCATGGTAGGACCCTCTAAATTACACAGAAAGTGTTCCCTGACCCTTCTACCCTTCTTCTGCAGCTAACTGTCCCAAGATTTAGAAGTCCAAGTTAAACATAAAAGATAGTCATAGGGGATTTCTGGGAAATTCCTAGTATGTGGAGGTAGGTCATATTCAGTGTCCTCTGTGTTCAAGGCAAACATGGTCTCTAAGATGCCAGAGAATCAGGTACTGGGGAAATATAATCTCCCTGGTTGGCATGTATGCCCCCCCTTGAGTCTGGATGTGCCAACTTGACCTTTTGACCTAATATCAACCACCCTGGGTTTGAAAGAATCGTCTTCCCAGCCCAGACCCTAACTTAAGTAATTTCCTGCTATCAGACACAACCTTAGTCCACTTCACATCACAGAGGCATTCATGATACTAACTGCACTCTATTCTCTCATCTCATGAACTCAGTCAGCTATTTCATTAAAGTCAACCGCATCCCAGGTGTTAGGCTGTCTTCTGGTTAGCTTTGGGCTGTTTTCTTTGAGCCTATTTCTTCACTATGGAATGCAAATAAAGTAATTATTACATTTTCTCTACCTACCAAAATCATTACCTATAATTACTATTACTAAAGTAAAGACTGATCACATACTGCATACCGAGTACCTTGACAAGCACAGAtaacatttctttacatttcttaatCTTTAAATGTGCCAGAGAACCAGATTAGGGGTATGGGAGCTAAAACAGTATTAGGAAGAACATGACATTCATGCTGATAGCTGGAGTCAAGGTCCAGATCTGCACCTATATGGTCCATGTTGAGAAGTGACATCTTTTTCACCCCCTACTCAGCCACTGGGATGGTATCTATTGTGCCATGAGTTGAGGTAGGATTCAAGGTGCAGGTTTCGATGAGTCATCTTACTCTCAAATGCATGGAGTGGATTATGGGATCCACCTTACTCTCAGCCATGTGGAATGTGACCATGACCCACACGCCAGGTATCCATAGGGGTGTAACTATGCCTTGAGGGGACAGCCAACTATACATCTTAGCTCTAGAAGTCTCCTGTGCTCCCCTATCTGACACTCTTCCCTCATTCCCATCTTTTCTTGGGCAAAAGGAAGCTCAGGAAGAGCCAGGTGGAGAACGGGATACTTACACTTTCATGAGTGTTAGCTGCCAAGCTGACATTCCTACCTGTGTGCTGAGGACTCAAAAGCTGTGGAGGGTTTGCTGAGACAAAAGAGCAAGAAAAAGAGACATATTCTCAGTTTTATAGATGAGCAGCCTAAAGTTTTAAAAGTTGATATTGCTCCATTTCCTCTTAAGTCTATTTTTTTATGACATTACTTGTTATTGCAGCTACAttgtttttgaaaatgttttttagtAAGCTAAACAATGGgaaagaatgatttttaaaaattgatcttATACTCAACCATCTTTTTGGATTATTTTTCCCTTAGTACTTTCAATGTAGGtgattctttttggttttctacaCATATCATTGCATTTATAAATGATATTTTTCCCtgttcatatatattcatatacatatatatatatataaaacatttgagaatttcatatgtacatataatgaaatataatcaCACCtaaccttatttttcttttctaacacCTCTCAATCTCCCACTACACATCTATGCCAAATTcatgtatgtatggatatatatatatattcctcctAATGTGTCATAGGAGAATTTCTAATACTTTACCAGTGAAAATTCATTGTCACATCTTTCCTTAATAGATAAAAGAAGGGTTCTGAATTCATATAACACAGCTATAACTTTATATCACTACTTAGTGTGTCAATATTCACAAAGCTAAGTTATGAAATCAGCCTAGGTGTTCATCAACAGATAAGTAGACCAAGAAAACATAGCATATGTCCAAAATTGAGTTGCATTCTATCTTAAAGAGTAACAGATTATCTTCAGGAAAACTGCAGGACTGTAAATTAACATATTGGGTGAactaagccagactcagaaaactGTCCTATTTTTTCCTTAGTGTAAAAACTATATTTAAATATCTCTGCCCATTTGTGTACATACCCTAAgagatacacaacacacacacacacacacacacacacacacatacctgaaaCCAAATAGGGGATTTAGTGGAAGGGAGGGAGCAGTAGGTGATGGGAAGGAGACCAAGAGAGGAACACATAACAATCCAtaagtaatatatatatgaaagtgcCATAGTAAACCACagtttgtgtttgtttaaatAGAGTGTTCTAGGTTTCTAAGAGATGCCTTGTATCAAGGTAGTGAAGCTCCCCCTATTTCTTAGTcttcttagatttattttcagTTAGTTTTGCAGGACTGGGGATAAAATGTAGTCTGTGATGTACTAGGCAGCCACTAGCTCTAGCCCTAGTCCACTAAGGCACATTTGTCAAGTTTCTCTGGCATTTTCTTTGGGCTACTAGCACAGAGAAAGTGAAGAAGGGGTGGAGACGGTTCCCAGTCCTGGGTGTTGGCATCCATTGCTCAGCTGAGACTAAGTGATACTGAGTCTAAAGGACCGCCAAGATTGCCACCCCTGGGCCTGGAGAGAGGAAGCTGTTCATTAGGAGAGGTACCAACTCCCATTTCCAGTTTAAGGGAAAAGGAAGCTGACCACTCTTGGATGACCTCTGAACTTGCATAGTGAAAAGTACCCTTTCCTCTACCTTGCCCAGGAGATCATCCGTCTAATCTTTATGAGTAAGAATACTTAAATTTCCTCAGATTCCCTAATTAAGGTACCATctaaggaaggaggaagaatcaTTCCCAGTTCTAGGAGCTATCCAGTGCTGAACCAACAGAGGTTCTGTTTTTGCTGAGtcataaggaaaaaagaaaggagaggcctcaaccttacacaaagaactagaggcagtactatgtccaattttctgaggaaccgccaaactgatttccagagtggttttaccagcttgcaatcccaccagcaatggaggagtgttccattttctccacatcctctgcagcaactgctgttccctgagtttttgatcttagccattttgactggtatgaggtgaacccagttataccactcctgggcatatacccagaagatgccccaacatgtagcaaggacacatgctccactatgttcatagcagccttatttataatagccataatcTGGAAAGgaaccaggtgtccctcaacagagggatggatacagaaaatgcagtacatttacacaatggagtactactcaactattaaaaacaacgaattcatgaaattcttaggcaaatggatggaactagaaaatatcagaaaatactgagtgaggtaacccaatcacaaaagaacacacgtggtttGAAGTttctgataggtggatattagcccaaaagttcggaatacccaagataaaattcacagaccacatgaagcttgggaaaaaggaaaaccaaagtgtggatacttttttccttcttagaagagggatattaatacccatggctcatagcTAACCAAGGGACTGAGcatgaggagctagagaaatgacccaaggagctgaaggggtttgcagccccataggaagaacaacaatatgaaccaaccagtacccccagaactcccagggactaaaccaccaaagagtacacatggagggacccatggctccagctacatatgtagcagaggatggcctttgcagacatcaatgaaaggagaggccattggtcctgtgtagacttgatgccccaatgtagtcCGGGAAAGTCAGGAAAGTGTGAAGCAGGGGGTTGGTAagtaggggagaggggatgggataggggtttttcggAAGGgtatcaaggaaaggggataacagttgaaatgtaaataaagtaaatatcaaataaaacaaaaacaaaaattcaaaaacaaacaatcaagaaacaaaaaaagaactatagacaACCAAGGCAAGCTGGATGTGCGAGACACACTCTTCTTCAGAGACAGGCACATGaattggttgtccagtgccaaaGCTTAGTCCTGAAACATGcatgcaagtaacattatatagattgagtaggttatatttaggaatataataATGATTAGTAAAAAAAGGAGGCCATGAAATTGAAGAGCAGGCAGGTGTATATGGGAATGTTTGGataggaagaaaaatatataagaaacattgtaattatatataattacaaaaatatattatatttttatattatatatttttaaaaatatataatcccccaaaaagtagataaataaaaCCCACCTAGCAACAGACATCCAAAAATCAAAGAGAAGAATCGACGAAAGTGTGAGCTGCACAACGCTCGGACAGTGTGGTCCCACCTCACCGCTCAGAGAACCCTTCTACACTCGGACAGTGTGGTCCCACCTCACCACTCAGAGAACCCTTCTACACTGGGACAGTGTGGTCCCACCTCACCATTCAGAGAACCCTTCTACACTGGGACAGTGTGGTCCCACCTCACCACTCAGAGAACCCTTCTACACTCGGACAGTGTGGTCCCACCTCACCGCTCAGAGAACCCTTCTACACTCGGACAGTGTGGTCCCACCTCACCGCTCAGAGAACCCTTCTACATTCGGGCAGTGTGGTCCCACCTCACCGCTCAGAGAACCCTTCTAATGGGCTGTGTGAATTCCAGGTCCCAGAAGCATCATGCCACTTATTCACTACACATGAGCAGTTAGTCCCTAAAACACAAGACCTCAGTAACAAGATACTGTGGATATACACACATAGCTGATGCTATGCTTGGGTGGGAGAGTCTTTCTCCATAGGAACTAGTTCCCAAGAGGAACTGTCAGAAGCCACTGAACAATCAGACACAACCAGTCAGTGTGTTCTGGGAAGCAATAATACCCTTGCTGGCTAGTAATTCTCTGTAAGAACAGACATGTCTCACCTTTGGAC is from Apodemus sylvaticus chromosome 8, mApoSyl1.1, whole genome shotgun sequence and encodes:
- the LOC127691081 gene encoding pulmonary surfactant-associated protein A, whose translation is MSPSSLAITLFLTVVAGIKCNGTEVCAGSPGIPGAPGNHGLPGRDGRDGIKGDPGPPGPMGPPGGMPGLPGRDGLPGAPGAPGEHGEKGEPGERGLPGFPAYLDEELQTELYEIKHQILQTVGVLRLQGSMLSVGDKVFSTNGQSVNFDTTREICTRAGGHIAVPRNPEENEAIASIAKKYNTYVYLGVIEDQTPGDFRYLDGASVNYTNWYAGEPRGRGKEKCVEMYTDGKWNDKGCLQYRLAICEF